The uncultured Trichococcus sp. DNA window CCCCCTAATATGGACGAAGTACTGAGTTATGGGAATCATAAAAGGAAATTGCTGTTAGTTTCGTAATGATCCGTCGACCACTAACCACTAACAACTAGGAGGAAATAATAATGGCAAGAATCAAAACTGCTGTCAGTCTTTACAGCCTGCAGGACGAATATCTGAACAAAAGAATGAACTTGGAAGACCTGATGAACTTACTGAAAGATCTTAACGTCGAAGGCGTGGAAATGTTGCCGGATCAGATGATCAAAAATGCGCCGCATCCATCCCAGGACGAAGTTGATCACTGGCACGCGCTGCTTGATCAAACCGGCGTGAAACCGGTCATTGCCGATGTCTTCTTGAACTCCAACCTCTACAACAACCGCATGCTGACGAAAAAAGAATGCATCGATTTGCTGATCCAAGAAATCAAGCAGGCAAACCGTTTGGGCATGAAAATGATCCGCTTGGTTTCGATGGTCCCTTACTGGGTCTGCGAACCATTGCTGCCTTACTGCAAAGAGTACGACGTTACCATTGCCCTGGAAATCCATGCAGGGATGGCTTTCGACGGCCCGGAAACGCTCGCGTTCATCGAAGAGATGAAACGTCTGGACTCCCCGTATATCGGACTGGTCATCGACACCGGGATCTTCTGCAGCAGATTCCCACGCGTTGTCCGTGCCTACGAGGTCAACAATGGCGCCAGCCCGGAAATGTTCGATTACCTGGATAATTTGTTCGAAAAGGGTACGGATCTGCACCGCGTCGTCAAAGAGAACGGTGGCACTTATCCGGATGATTTTAAACAAGTCATCAAAACCAAAGAAGACCACATGTTTGCGCCGTTGTGCGATGGCTATGAAAACTATCCATTCTCAGTGATGGATGAATACATGCCGTACATCAAGCATTTCCATATCAAAATGTTCGAAATGACTCCTGAGGGACCGGAATACTCGATGGATTATAAAGGCTTACTGGAGTATCTCCATGAGCACCAGTACGATGGCTATGTGGCGACTGAATACGAAGGCAACCGCTTCATCTTACCT harbors:
- a CDS encoding TIM barrel protein, whose translation is MARIKTAVSLYSLQDEYLNKRMNLEDLMNLLKDLNVEGVEMLPDQMIKNAPHPSQDEVDHWHALLDQTGVKPVIADVFLNSNLYNNRMLTKKECIDLLIQEIKQANRLGMKMIRLVSMVPYWVCEPLLPYCKEYDVTIALEIHAGMAFDGPETLAFIEEMKRLDSPYIGLVIDTGIFCSRFPRVVRAYEVNNGASPEMFDYLDNLFEKGTDLHRVVKENGGTYPDDFKQVIKTKEDHMFAPLCDGYENYPFSVMDEYMPYIKHFHIKMFEMTPEGPEYSMDYKGLLEYLHEHQYDGYVATEYEGNRFILPGEPMQEIQQVIANQQYLQACLKEIQG